In one window of Camelina sativa cultivar DH55 chromosome 15, Cs, whole genome shotgun sequence DNA:
- the LOC109129127 gene encoding uncharacterized protein LOC109129127 → MEQARGNEEDNYRFLSTYLHLLKSTNPGTLTAMHNTVDKKGNALFKYLFFAFGACIAGYQYLRKVIVIDGTAMKWKYKGCLIATSGQDENMQIFPLAFGVVDGENEGGWVWFFENLKKICLRRVYPFAQHWACSVHLFRNVKHNFHCEGLATVVSKAARAYTVGDFRYWWREIENRGPACAMYLTEIGLPHWTHSHFPGDCYNIMSSNISGSLNAAMQTTVDYLIVSMVEFIRAMLMR, encoded by the exons ATGGAGCAAGCTAGAGGGAATGAAGAAGACAATTATCGGTTTCTATCGACATACTTGCACCTACTGAAGTCAACGAACCCAGGGACGTTGACTGCAATGCACAATACGGTGGACAAAAAAGGGAACGCATTGTTCAAGTACCTGTTTTTTGCTTTCGGTGCTTGCATAGCTGGTTATCAATATTTGAGGAAAGTGATTGTAATTGATGGCACCGCAATGAAATGGAAGTATAAAGGTTGCTTGATTGCAACGAGTGGACAAGATGAAAATATGCAAATTTTCCCCTTGGCATTTGGAGTTGTTGATGGGGAAAATGAAGGAGGATGGGTTTGGTTCtttgaaaatctgaaaaaaattt GCCTACGTAGAGTGTATCCTTTTGCGCAGCATTGGGCATGTTCTGTTCATTTATTTAGAAATGTGAAGCACAACTTTCATTGCGAAGGTTTGGCTACAGTGGTTTCCAAAGCTGCAAGGGCATATACAGTTGGCGATTTCCGTTATTGGTGGAGAGAAATAGAGAACCGTGGACCCGCGTGTGCTATGTATCTTACAGAAATTGGACTACCACACTGGACACATTCTCACTTCCCCGGAGATTGTTACAATATAATGAGTAGCAACATTTCTGGGTCGCTGAATGCAGCAATGCAAACTACTGTTGATTACCTGATCGTGTCGATGGTTGAGTTCATACGAGCAATGTTGATGAGGTGA